Proteins encoded in a region of the Panicum hallii strain FIL2 chromosome 3, PHallii_v3.1, whole genome shotgun sequence genome:
- the LOC112885403 gene encoding probable metal-nicotianamine transporter YSL3 has translation MDATIGESMPSVERAFEGQPYHGFWGQVTVRAMLVAIVLAGLFSMVTLKIYMKVGVVGAFNMPINILSFVVLRSLVGLMRRCGIAASPFTRQENIFLQTSTITCINISLSCGFGNYFVGLFTVVAKSLNDNPDKRDIVDVSVGTYGFFLLTVGMVAIMATLPLVQIMIVDYRLLFPTGSVVAHLINSFHTPQGAYVAKLQVKAIVRAFVASFCWSMFQWFYTGGDSCGFGVFPTFGLELYKRR, from the exons ATGGATGCAACGATCGGAGAGTCCATGCCCTCCGTGGAGAGGGCATTTGAGGGGCAGCCATATCATGGGTTTTGGGGGCAGGTGACGGTGCGAGCCATGCTCGTAGCCATCGTGCTTGCGGGCCTCTTCTCTATGGTGACCCTGAAGATCTACATGAAAGTCGGGGTTGTAGGAGCATTCAACATGCCTATCAACATCCTCAGCTTTGTCGTACTCAGAAGCCTTGTTGGCCTGATGCGACGCTGTGGCATAGCCGCATCGCCATTCACGCGCCAGGAGAATATCTTCCTACAGACCAGTACAATAACCTGCATCAATATTTCACTCTCTT GTGGCTTCGGAAACTACTTTGTTGGATTGTTTACTGTGGTAGCAAAATCTCTTAATGATAACCCAGATAAAAGAGACATTGTCGACGTGTCCGTTGGAACATATGGGTTTTTCCTACTCACCGTTGGTATGGTGGCAATAATGGCAACGCTGCCGCTGGTGCAG ATCATGATTGTCGACTACAGACTGCTATTTCCAACCGGCTCAGTTGTGGCTCACCTTATCAACAGTTTTCATACCCCTCAGGGAGCTTACGTAGCAAA GTTGCAAGTTAAGGCTATAGTGAGAGCATTTGTGGCAAGCTTTTGTTGGTCTATGTTCCAGTGGTTCTACACTGGAGGTGATAGTTGTGGATTTGGCGTCTTTCCTACATTTGGGCTAGAACTATATAAGCGTAGGTGA
- the LOC112887834 gene encoding guanosine nucleotide diphosphate dissociation inhibitor 2-like: MDEEDDVIVLGTGLKECILSSLLSVDGLKVLYMDRNDYYGGDSTSLNLNQLWKRFRVEEKPPAHLGASRYYNVDMVPKFMMANGTLVRTLIHTDVTKYLSFKAVDGSYVFSKGKIHKVPATDMEALKSHLMGLFEKRRARNFFVYVQNYNEADPVTHQGLDLTRITTSELTTNLRKYLQR; this comes from the exons atgGATGAGGAGGACGACGTGATCGTGCTGGGCACGGGGCTCAAGGAGTGCATCCTCAGCAGCCTCCTCTCCGTCGACGGCCTCAAG GTTCTATACATGGATAGAAATGACTACTACGGAGGAGATTCCACCTCCCTAAACCTGAACCAG CTCTGGAAGAGGTTTAGGGTGGAAGAGAAGCCACCGGCACATCTAGGTGCGAGCAGATATTACAACGTAGACATGGTTCCAAAG TTTATGATGGCAAACGGAACTTTGGTTCGTACTCTCATTCATACTGATGTGACGAAGTATTTGTCATTCAAAGCTGTTGATGGAAGCTATGTCTTCAGCAAAGGGAAG ATTCATAAGGTTCCTGccactgacatggaggctctTAAATCTCATTTGATGGGTCTATTTGAGAAACGTAGAGCAAGGAACTTTTTCGTTTATGTCCAAAATTACAATGAAGCTGATCCAGTAACGCATCAGGGGTTGGACCTCACAAGGATTACAACTAGCGAATTGACTACAAATTTGAGAAAATACTTACAAAGATGA